TGGCGATGGTGCGTGAGCCGCCATTGGAGCAAATGCTGGCGCGCTTCACCGGTGCGCTACCGTACCTCCGGCTCATCGCGCGCGAGAACGGCATCCCTGACCCGTTCGACGAGCGCGTTGTGGAGGCGTACTGGATCGGGAATGAGCTCCTGGAGCGGGTCGAGGCCCGGCAACTCTACGACGCGCTGGATGAGCGCTTCGGCAAGCAGCTCTCACCCCGGCTGCGGGCGCTGGTACTCGGCAAGGCGCCGGCCGGGGCGCGGCCGCACCATACTTTCCACGTCTTCGACGTGCATGCTCGGGTTGGCGAGTTGGAGCACTCGCTGGAAACCATGGACCAGTGCCGCATCAGCTGGGGGCGTGTCCGGGCGGTCGACGGCGCGGAGTTGGTCGTCGACCGGCAGCCGCTTGTCCTGGTGGACGGAAAGCTGGCGCTCGGTCCGGCCGAGACGGTGCGGGTGACGCGCCAGGTCGACGGCCGGGGCTTCGCCGACGCGGCCCAGCCGGGCGAGTTGGTGTCGCTGCACTGGGGCTGGGTCTGCGAAGTGCTGACGCCGCACCAGCAGGTCACGCTCGCGCGATACACCGCGCACCACCTGGCGCTGGCGAACCAGACGCTGTAGCGACAGCGCCGATCCCCAAGAAACCCTGTCATCCTGGGCGAAGCAAAGGATCTCTCGCGGGTGCGGCCACGCACCGGAGAGATCCTTCGGCTCGGACGGAGTCGCCGGGTGCGGCTGGCCGCCGCTCCCGGCTCTGCTCAGAGTGACATAATCCCACCCTTGAGTGTCCTCAGCGTGAGACGCACCCAAGCGATCACCCGAACCCCGGGTAACAGCGTTGGGAGCGGGGGCATCGTGCCGTGTCGCCGCTTCGCACGTGACGGCGGTCGAGGCAGCTAGCGGAACAGATCCCGCTCCGGCTCCATGACGAGCGCGCGGGCGTTGCCGTCGCCGGGCTGGTAGTCGTAGCCGCGCACGATGGCCACCGGCCGGCGCGCCAGCTTGCCCATGACTAACTCTGCGGCCGAGGCGATCTCATCGGCAACGGCGATCACGGTGGCGCGCAGCTCGTATCCCTGCTCATCGTATTGTCCACGGTAGTCGAGGAGCGGCTCCATCCCGGCCACGCCCACCGCGACGTTCACGATGCCCTTGCGCCAGGGTCGGCCGAACGAGTCGGTGATGATCACGGCGATCTCGACGCCCGCACGTTCGGCGAGCCCGCGGCGGATGCGCTCGGCCGAGGCGTCGGGGTCGACCGGCAGGAGCGATACCTGGTCCGGGGCGGAGACGTTTGAGGCATCCACCGCGGCGTTGGCGCAGACGAAGCCGTGGCGCGTCTCGGCGATGATGAGGCCGTTGGCCATGCGCACAATCCGCCGCGCCTCGCGCAGCACCACCTCGACCTGGCGCGGGTCCTTGCCGAATTGTTCCGCCCACTCGCGAGCGAGCACGGACGGCTCGATTTCCCGGAGGTCGACCAGTTGCCCCTCGGCCTTGG
This genomic window from Sphaerobacter thermophilus DSM 20745 contains:
- the cofE gene encoding coenzyme F420-0:L-glutamate ligase — translated: MSAEVRIIGVDHVPEARPGDDLANLIAHGLEQSGLTLADRDIVVVTQKLVSKAEGQLVDLREIEPSVLAREWAEQFGKDPRQVEVVLREARRIVRMANGLIIAETRHGFVCANAAVDASNVSAPDQVSLLPVDPDASAERIRRGLAERAGVEIAVIITDSFGRPWRKGIVNVAVGVAGMEPLLDYRGQYDEQGYELRATVIAVADEIASAAELVMGKLARRPVAIVRGYDYQPGDGNARALVMEPERDLFR
- a CDS encoding DUF6390 family protein, producing MRDATTRLETVSGGPVRAITGTTRFIRYAFMPNRLRYCGGDDNRTLFDYALAMVREPPLEQMLARFTGALPYLRLIARENGIPDPFDERVVEAYWIGNELLERVEARQLYDALDERFGKQLSPRLRALVLGKAPAGARPHHTFHVFDVHARVGELEHSLETMDQCRISWGRVRAVDGAELVVDRQPLVLVDGKLALGPAETVRVTRQVDGRGFADAAQPGELVSLHWGWVCEVLTPHQQVTLARYTAHHLALANQTL